Proteins from one Setaria italica strain Yugu1 chromosome V, Setaria_italica_v2.0, whole genome shotgun sequence genomic window:
- the LOC101781103 gene encoding monothiol glutaredoxin-S4, mitochondrial: MRFDWACSAARSSHRLPFPSPSPPSPDPGGAAPIRLLLAVDFVSDTMARLVSTALVRGLMRSSRASSAAAVSRPAIQQFMNYSSGLGGAPSANGDSMTTRVAADPDTHQDFQPTSKSSEMSFDDIVAQDIKEHPVLIYMKGYPDAPRCGFSALAVKVLQQYGVPISARDILSDLKLKESVKAYSNWPTFPQVFIKGEFVGGSDIILTMHQKGELKDLLGDIAPKGEQNGSS; encoded by the exons ATGAGGTTCGATTGGGCCTGCTCCGCTGCTCGTTCTTCTCATCGACTTCCCTTCCCTTCTccttcgccgccgtctcccgaccccggcggcgccgcccccatccggctcctcctcgccgtcgattTCGTCTCG GATACCATGGCGAGATTAGTATCCACCGCCCTCGTAAGGGGACTCATGAGATCGTCCCGCGCATCGAGCGCAGCT GCTGTTTCACGACCAGCTATCCAGCAGTTTATGAACTACTCATCAGGTCTTGGCGGTGCTCCTAGTGCAAATGGGGACTCAATGACAACACGAGTAGCTGCTGATCCCGATACGCATCAAGATTTTCAGCCAACAAGCAAAAGTTCAGAGATGTCTTTTGATGACATTGTTGCTCAG GATATCAAGGAGCACCCTGTCTTGATCTATATGAAGGGTTATCCTGATGCTCCTAGGTGCGGATTCAGTGCATTGGCAGTGAAGGTCCTCCAGCAATATG GTGTCCCCATCAGTGCTAGAGATATTTTGTCAGACCTTAAGCTCAAAGAGAGTGTTAAAGCATACAG TAACTGGCCCACATTTCCACAAGTATTTATCAAAGGAGAGTTTGTTGGGGGATCCGATATCATACTCACAATGCACCAG AAGGGTGAACTGAAGGATCTGCTTGGCGATATTGCACCAAAAGGCGAACAAAATGGTTCGTCTTGA
- the LOC101781502 gene encoding acyl-protein thioesterase 1 homolog 1, which produces MSFGGSSSVATGAKRPFEYGRTHVVRPKGTHKATIVWLHGLGDNGASWSQLLETLPLPNIKWICPTAPTRPVSVFGGFPSTAWFDVADLSEDAPDDVEGMDASAAHVANLLSTEPADIKLGVGGFSMGAATALYSATCFAHGKYGNANPYPVNLSLAVGLSGWLPCARTLKNRIESSPEAAQRASSIPIFLCHGKADDVVLYKHGERSADALKANGFSNVLFKSYNSLGHYTVPEEMDEVCKWLTANLELGTSPS; this is translated from the exons ATGAGCttcggcggcagcagctccgtCGCGACCG GTGCGAAGAGGCCATTCGAGTACGGGAGGACGCATGTGGTGAGGCCAAAGGGCACGCACAAGGCCACCATCGTCTGGCTTCACGGCCTCGGGGACAATGGAGCCAG CTGGTCTCAACTATTGGAAACTCTTCCTCTTCCTAAT ATAAAATGGATATGCCCAACTGCTCCTACAAGACCTGTGTCAGTGTTTGGAGGGTTCCCCTCCACTGCAT GGTTTGATGTTGCTGATCTTTCAGAGGATGCTCCTGATGATGTTGAGGGGATGGATGCCTCAGCAGCACATGTTGCAAATTTGTTGTCAACTGAACCCGCTGACA TCAAACTTGGCGTTGGTGGCTTTAGTATGGGTGCTGCTACTGCTCTATACTCTGCAACTTGCTTTGCTCATGGAAAATATGGAAATGCCAATCCATACCCTGTGAACCTAAGTTTGGCCGTCGGTCTTAGTGGCTGGCTTCCATGTGCCAG GACCTTGAAGAACAGAATTGAATCCTCACCAGAGGCTGCACAAAGGGCTTCGTCCATACCAATTTTTCTATGTCATGGAAAAG CTGATGATGTAGTTCTCTACAAGCATGGGGAGAGATCTGCTGATGCCTTGAAGGCAAATGGATTTTCCAATGTGCTCTTCAAGTCATACAATAG TCTTGGGCACTACACTGTTCCGGAGGAGATGGACGAAGTCTGCAAATGGCTCACAGCAAATTTGGAGCTCGGCACTTCACCGTCTTGA